In a single window of the Campylobacter concisus genome:
- the rpsM gene encoding 30S ribosomal protein S13, which produces MARIAGVDLPNKKRIEYGLTYIYGIGLYKSRQILDAAGISYDKRVYELSEDEAAAIRKEIQEHHVVEGDLRKQVAMDIKALMDLGSYRGLRHRKGLPVRGQKTKTNARTRKGRRKTVGAATK; this is translated from the coding sequence ATGGCACGTATTGCAGGTGTAGATTTACCAAACAAAAAGAGAATTGAGTATGGTTTGACTTATATCTATGGTATAGGTCTTTATAAATCTCGTCAAATCCTTGACGCAGCTGGAATTTCTTACGATAAGAGAGTTTACGAGCTTAGTGAAGACGAAGCGGCAGCTATCCGTAAAGAAATTCAAGAGCACCACGTCGTTGAGGGTGATTTGAGAAAACAAGTTGCTATGGATATCAAAGCTCTTATGGATCTTGGAAGTTATAGAGGTCTTCGCCACAGAAAAGGTCTTCCTGTTCGTGGTCAAAAGACTAAAACTAATGCTAGAACCAGAAAAGGCAGACGT
- the rpmJ gene encoding 50S ribosomal protein L36: MKVRPSVKKMCDKCKIVKRSGIIRVICENPKHKQRQG; encoded by the coding sequence ATGAAAGTTCGTCCTTCTGTAAAGAAGATGTGTGACAAATGTAAAATTGTCAAACGTAGTGGCATAATTCGTGTTATCTGCGAAAATCCAAAACATAAACAAAGACAAGGATAA
- the infA gene encoding translation initiation factor IF-1, protein MAKDDVIEIDGNVVEALPNATFKVELDNKHIILCHIAGKMRMHYIKIMPGDRVKVELTPYSLDKGRITYRYK, encoded by the coding sequence GTGGCAAAAGACGATGTCATTGAGATTGATGGAAATGTTGTTGAAGCACTACCAAATGCAACTTTTAAAGTTGAGCTTGACAACAAACATATAATTTTATGTCATATCGCTGGAAAAATGAGAATGCATTATATAAAGATAATGCCTGGCGACCGCGTAAAAGTAGAACTTACGCCATATAGCCTAGATAAGGGCAGGATCACTTATAGATATAAGTAA
- the map gene encoding type I methionyl aminopeptidase, with amino-acid sequence MAIMLKRPAEIEKMRAANKIVARTLDHVSTIIKPGISLLEIDKICEDMIRAAGAKPAFKGLYGFPNAACISVNEVVIHGIPNEYKLKEGDIVSVDIGSNLDGYFGDSARTFGVGKISKEDEALIACSKDALYFAIDYIRAGMHFKEICYELEKFILGRGYVPLRGYCGHGIGKRPHEEPEIPNYLEGHNPKAGPKIKEGMVFCIEPMICQKDGTPVLGSDNWKVTSKDGLRTSHYEHCMAIVNGKAEILSQA; translated from the coding sequence ATGGCTATCATGCTAAAAAGACCAGCTGAGATAGAGAAAATGAGAGCGGCGAACAAGATCGTCGCTCGAACTCTTGATCACGTTTCTACGATCATAAAACCTGGAATTTCACTTCTTGAGATAGATAAAATTTGTGAAGATATGATAAGGGCTGCTGGGGCAAAACCTGCTTTTAAAGGTCTTTATGGCTTTCCAAATGCGGCTTGCATAAGTGTCAATGAAGTGGTGATCCACGGAATCCCAAATGAATACAAACTAAAAGAGGGTGATATCGTTAGCGTTGATATCGGCTCAAATTTAGATGGTTATTTTGGTGATTCGGCTAGGACATTTGGAGTTGGTAAAATTTCAAAAGAAGATGAGGCTTTGATTGCTTGCTCAAAAGATGCACTATATTTTGCGATTGACTATATAAGAGCTGGTATGCATTTTAAAGAAATTTGCTATGAGCTTGAGAAATTTATTCTTGGTAGAGGTTATGTGCCTTTACGTGGATATTGCGGTCACGGTATAGGAAAAAGGCCACACGAAGAGCCAGAAATTCCAAACTATCTTGAGGGGCATAACCCAAAAGCTGGACCAAAGATAAAAGAAGGAATGGTATTTTGTATAGAGCCAATGATCTGCCAAAAAGACGGCACGCCAGTTTTAGGAAGCGATAACTGGAAAGTAACCTCAAAAGATGGTTTAAGAACTAGCCATTATGAGCATTGCATGGCAATAGTTAATGGTAAAGCCGAAATTTTAAGCCAAGCATAA
- the secY gene encoding preprotein translocase subunit SecY: MDKTLTNKILITLAFLFAYRILAYVPVPGVNVDVIKEFFNSNNSNALGLFNMFSGKAAERLSIISLGIMPYITASIIMELLAATFPKLGQMKKERDGMQKYMQIIRYATIVITLVQSIGVSIGLQSLSGRGGEQAIMIDINLFIAISAVSMLTGTMLLMWIGEQITQRGIGNGISLIIFAGIVSGIPSAIGGTVNLVNTSEMNFLTVIAILAIILATIGAIIFVEMGERRIPISYSRKVIMENQNKRIMNYIPIKVNLSGVIPPIFASAILMFPSTILQASTNPIIQAINDFLSPNGYMFNFLTFLFIIFFAFFYASIVFNTKDISENLKKQGGFIPGVRPGESTASYLNEVAGRLTLGGALYLGIISTLPWVLVKTMGVPFYFGGTSVLIVVSVALDTMRRIEAQSYTNKYQTLSAVGL; this comes from the coding sequence ATGGATAAAACACTGACCAACAAGATTTTAATCACGTTGGCATTTTTGTTCGCATACAGGATACTGGCTTATGTGCCAGTTCCTGGTGTTAATGTCGACGTAATTAAAGAATTTTTTAATTCAAACAACAGCAATGCCTTGGGTCTATTTAATATGTTTAGTGGTAAAGCTGCTGAGCGTTTAAGTATCATCTCTTTAGGTATCATGCCTTACATTACAGCTTCGATCATTATGGAGCTTTTAGCAGCAACATTTCCGAAATTAGGTCAGATGAAAAAAGAGCGTGACGGTATGCAAAAATATATGCAAATCATACGCTATGCAACCATTGTTATCACTCTTGTGCAATCAATCGGTGTTTCTATCGGACTTCAAAGCTTAAGCGGACGCGGTGGCGAACAAGCTATCATGATAGATATAAATTTATTTATCGCGATCTCTGCTGTGTCTATGCTAACTGGAACTATGCTACTTATGTGGATAGGCGAGCAAATAACACAACGTGGCATAGGCAATGGTATAAGTCTTATCATCTTTGCAGGCATCGTCTCTGGCATACCTAGTGCGATCGGTGGAACTGTAAATTTAGTAAACACCTCTGAGATGAATTTCCTAACAGTTATCGCTATTTTGGCGATTATCTTAGCTACCATCGGTGCTATTATATTTGTTGAGATGGGTGAAAGGCGTATTCCTATTTCTTACTCAAGAAAAGTGATAATGGAAAATCAAAACAAACGTATAATGAACTATATACCGATCAAAGTAAATTTAAGTGGCGTTATCCCACCGATATTTGCTAGTGCGATTTTGATGTTTCCTAGTACGATTTTACAGGCTAGTACAAATCCAATCATCCAAGCTATCAATGACTTTTTGAGTCCAAATGGCTATATGTTTAACTTTTTAACATTTTTATTTATCATCTTCTTTGCGTTTTTCTACGCATCGATCGTATTTAACACAAAAGATATAAGTGAAAATTTAAAGAAACAAGGCGGATTTATCCCAGGCGTTAGACCAGGTGAGAGTACAGCTAGCTATCTAAATGAAGTAGCTGGCAGGCTAACTTTAGGTGGAGCTTTGTACTTGGGTATCATTTCAACACTACCTTGGGTACTTGTAAAGACTATGGGTGTTCCATTTTATTTTGGTGGCACATCAGTGCTTATTGTGGTTTCAGTAGCACTTGATACGATGAGGCGTATAGAAGCTCAGTCTTATACAAATAAATACCAAACTTTAAGCGCAGTAGGTCTATAA
- the rplO gene encoding 50S ribosomal protein L15, with protein sequence MALEKLTPAAGSTHATKRIGRGQGSGNGKTAGKGNKGQRARKGYNEKRGFEGGQQPLQRRLPKVGFTSKFEKPYVINVEKIVAIKELAEISIATIASVHKISKSVTKIKLIGTSAKALASKIKDENVSVSGTK encoded by the coding sequence ATGGCATTAGAAAAATTAACACCTGCTGCAGGTTCAACTCATGCAACTAAAAGAATAGGTCGTGGTCAAGGTAGTGGCAATGGCAAAACTGCTGGCAAAGGTAACAAAGGTCAAAGAGCAAGAAAAGGCTACAATGAGAAAAGAGGTTTTGAGGGCGGACAGCAACCACTTCAAAGACGTCTTCCAAAAGTAGGCTTTACTTCTAAATTTGAAAAACCTTATGTTATTAATGTCGAGAAAATTGTAGCTATAAAAGAGCTTGCTGAAATTTCAATAGCAACAATAGCTAGCGTTCATAAAATTTCAAAGAGCGTTACTAAGATAAAACTAATCGGTACAAGCGCAAAAGCTCTTGCTTCTAAGATTAAAGACGAGAACGTTAGCGTTAGCGGAACAAAATAA
- the rpsE gene encoding 30S ribosomal protein S5 yields the protein MEKYNREEFEEVIVDIGRVTKVVKGGRRFRFTALVVVGNRNGLVGFGYGKAKEVPDAMRKAIDDAFKNIIHVKIKGTTIPHDVEVKYNASRMLLRPASEGTGVIAGGSARPIIELAGIKDILTKSLGSNNSANVVRATIKALSLLKS from the coding sequence ATGGAAAAATATAATAGAGAAGAATTTGAAGAAGTAATCGTCGATATCGGTCGGGTTACAAAGGTTGTTAAAGGTGGTCGTAGATTTAGATTTACAGCTTTAGTTGTTGTTGGTAATAGAAATGGTCTAGTTGGCTTTGGTTATGGTAAAGCTAAAGAGGTACCAGATGCGATGAGAAAAGCGATTGACGACGCATTTAAAAATATTATCCACGTTAAGATCAAAGGCACAACTATCCCTCACGATGTAGAGGTAAAATACAACGCAAGTAGAATGCTACTTCGCCCAGCTAGCGAGGGTACTGGTGTTATCGCTGGTGGTAGTGCACGTCCTATTATCGAGCTTGCAGGTATTAAGGATATCCTTACTAAATCACTTGGCTCAAATAACTCAGCAAACGTCGTTCGTGCTACTATAAAAGCACTTAGTTTGCTAAAAAGCTAA
- the rplR gene encoding 50S ribosomal protein L18 has product MTAKVLKRKIALRIKRKRRIRGKISGVASCPRVSIFKSNRTLYVQAIDDVTATTLAAVDGRKIGIKANKEGAVTLAKEFAKALKAKKIDIAVFDRNGYLYHGVIAAFAEALRENGIKL; this is encoded by the coding sequence ATGACAGCAAAAGTACTAAAAAGAAAAATCGCTCTTAGAATTAAGAGAAAAAGAAGAATCAGAGGTAAAATTTCTGGTGTTGCATCTTGCCCAAGAGTTTCTATTTTCAAATCAAACAGAACTCTTTATGTTCAAGCGATTGACGACGTTACAGCTACTACACTAGCTGCAGTAGATGGTAGAAAGATAGGCATAAAAGCAAATAAAGAAGGTGCGGTCACTTTAGCTAAAGAATTTGCTAAGGCTTTAAAAGCTAAGAAGATAGATATTGCAGTTTTTGATAGAAATGGTTATTTGTATCATGGCGTCATCGCAGCATTTGCTGAAGCTTTAAGAGAAAATGGCATCAAGCTATAA
- the rplF gene encoding 50S ribosomal protein L6 — MSRIGKQPIAIPSGVDVSVENNVLKFKKGNHIKELDTKGHVDVKIENGHIVFAPKGEDRQSRAYWGTYRALANNIVTGITAGFTRQLEINGVGYKAAAKGKILELSLGFSHLINYELPAGVEASVEKNVITIKGDDKQVVGQVAAQVRGFRPPEPYKGKGVKYLEERIIRKAGKTSKK; from the coding sequence ATGTCACGTATTGGAAAACAGCCTATCGCTATCCCAAGTGGTGTAGACGTTAGCGTTGAAAATAATGTCCTAAAATTTAAAAAGGGCAATCATATAAAAGAGCTTGACACAAAAGGTCATGTTGATGTCAAGATAGAAAATGGTCATATAGTTTTTGCTCCAAAAGGCGAAGATCGCCAAAGTAGAGCTTACTGGGGAACATATAGAGCACTTGCTAATAACATCGTAACTGGTATCACAGCAGGCTTTACTCGCCAGCTTGAGATCAACGGCGTTGGTTACAAAGCAGCTGCAAAAGGTAAAATTTTAGAGCTTTCTCTTGGTTTTTCACACCTTATCAACTATGAGCTACCAGCAGGTGTTGAAGCTAGTGTTGAGAAAAACGTTATTACTATCAAAGGCGATGACAAACAAGTAGTAGGCCAAGTGGCTGCTCAAGTTAGAGGATTTAGACCACCTGAGCCATATAAAGGCAAAGGCGTTAAATATCTAGAAGAACGCATCATCCGCAAAGCGGGCAAGACATCTAAGAAGTAA
- the rpsH gene encoding 30S ribosomal protein S8, whose protein sequence is MLNDLISDGLTRIRNASMRKLETAKLLHSKVVEATLSILAAKGYIESYNVIEEGNKKFINVVLKYDEYGRSVINELKRVSKPGRRVYQGKDDIKRFKNGYGTVIVSTSKGVMSGIEASKAGVGGEVLCTVW, encoded by the coding sequence ATGTTAAACGATTTAATATCAGATGGATTAACACGCATTAGAAATGCAAGTATGAGAAAGCTTGAAACTGCGAAATTGCTTCATTCTAAGGTTGTTGAGGCTACTCTTTCTATCCTTGCAGCAAAAGGCTATATCGAGAGCTACAACGTTATCGAAGAAGGTAACAAGAAATTTATAAATGTAGTTTTAAAGTATGATGAGTACGGCAGAAGCGTTATAAACGAGCTTAAAAGGGTTTCAAAGCCTGGTCGCCGTGTTTATCAAGGCAAAGACGACATTAAGCGTTTTAAAAATGGTTACGGAACGGTTATCGTTAGTACAAGCAAAGGCGTTATGAGCGGTATCGAAGCAAGTAAAGCTGGCGTTGGCGGCGAGGTTCTTTGTACGGTTTGGTAA
- a CDS encoding type Z 30S ribosomal protein S14, with protein MAKKSMIAKAARKPKFAVRGYTRCQICGRPHSVYKDFGICRVCLRKMANEGLIPGLKKASW; from the coding sequence ATGGCAAAGAAATCAATGATAGCAAAAGCTGCACGCAAGCCAAAATTTGCGGTTCGTGGCTATACTAGATGCCAAATTTGCGGTCGTCCGCACTCTGTTTATAAAGATTTTGGAATTTGCCGTGTTTGCCTAAGAAAAATGGCTAACGAAGGCCTGATACCTGGTCTTAAAAAAGCAAGTTGGTAA
- the rplE gene encoding 50S ribosomal protein L5 yields MSRLKDKFNETIKPALVKEFDIKNPMLIPALEKIVISVGAGDSAKDQKVLQNMADTISLIAGQKAVITDAKKSVAGFKVREGFPVGIKVTLRKEQMYAFLDKLISVALPRVKDFRGLPKNGFDGRGNYNFGLSEQLMFPEVEYDKILRTHGMNITIATTAKNDKEAFKLLELFGVPFAKGK; encoded by the coding sequence ATGAGTAGATTAAAAGATAAATTTAACGAAACTATCAAGCCAGCTCTCGTAAAAGAATTTGACATCAAAAATCCAATGCTTATCCCTGCGCTTGAGAAAATTGTGATCAGTGTAGGTGCAGGAGACTCTGCGAAAGATCAGAAAGTGCTTCAAAATATGGCTGATACCATTTCACTTATCGCCGGACAAAAAGCAGTTATCACTGATGCTAAAAAATCAGTTGCTGGCTTTAAAGTTCGCGAAGGTTTTCCTGTTGGTATCAAAGTAACTTTGAGAAAAGAGCAAATGTATGCTTTCTTAGATAAGCTAATCAGCGTTGCTCTCCCAAGAGTTAAAGACTTCCGTGGTCTTCCAAAAAATGGTTTTGATGGACGTGGAAACTATAACTTCGGTCTTAGTGAGCAGCTAATGTTTCCAGAGGTTGAGTATGATAAAATTTTACGAACTCATGGTATGAATATTACGATTGCTACTACGGCTAAAAATGATAAAGAGGCATTCAAATTGCTAGAGCTATTTGGTGTGCCGTTTGCAAAAGGAAAGTAA
- the rplX gene encoding 50S ribosomal protein L24, whose product MANVKFKVKKGDTVKIIAGDDKGKTGKILAVLAKKGQVIVEGCKIAKKAIKPSEKTPNGGHVNKEMPIDISNVTKVEG is encoded by the coding sequence ATGGCTAATGTAAAATTTAAAGTCAAAAAAGGCGATACCGTTAAGATCATCGCTGGTGACGATAAAGGCAAAACTGGTAAGATTTTAGCAGTTCTTGCAAAAAAAGGTCAGGTTATAGTTGAGGGATGCAAAATAGCTAAAAAAGCTATCAAACCAAGCGAAAAAACTCCAAATGGTGGTCACGTAAATAAAGAGATGCCAATTGACATATCAAATGTCACGAAAGTTGAAGGATAA
- the rplN gene encoding 50S ribosomal protein L14 translates to MIQSFTRLAVADNSGAKELMCIKVLGGSKRRYATLGDIIVCSVKKALPNGKIKKGQVVKAVVVRTKKEVQRDNGSLIRFDENAAVILDSKKEPVGTRIFGPVGREVRYANFMKIVSLAPEVL, encoded by the coding sequence ATGATTCAAAGTTTTACAAGACTTGCAGTTGCTGATAATAGTGGTGCAAAAGAGTTAATGTGTATAAAAGTTCTTGGCGGCAGCAAAAGAAGATACGCTACACTTGGCGATATCATAGTTTGCTCTGTTAAAAAAGCTCTTCCAAATGGTAAGATCAAAAAAGGACAGGTTGTAAAAGCTGTTGTCGTAAGAACTAAAAAAGAGGTTCAAAGAGATAATGGTTCGCTAATCCGCTTTGATGAGAACGCAGCTGTTATACTTGATAGCAAAAAAGAGCCAGTCGGCACTCGTATTTTTGGACCAGTTGGACGTGAAGTTAGATATGCTAACTTTATGAAAATTGTTTCGCTAGCTCCGGAGGTTTTATAA
- the rpsQ gene encoding 30S ribosomal protein S17, which produces MALKREIQGVVLQKAGDKTATILVERRVMHPRYHKFVKRFKKYLVHDEKNETRAGDTVVAIECRPLSARKNFRLKAVLAKGVE; this is translated from the coding sequence ATGGCATTAAAAAGAGAAATTCAAGGTGTTGTTTTACAAAAAGCTGGAGATAAAACAGCTACTATTTTGGTAGAAAGACGCGTTATGCACCCAAGATACCATAAATTTGTAAAACGCTTTAAAAAGTATTTAGTTCATGATGAAAAAAATGAGACAAGAGCAGGCGATACAGTTGTTGCAATTGAGTGCAGACCACTTTCAGCTCGCAAGAATTTTCGCTTAAAAGCTGTATTGGCAAAGGGAGTTGAGTAA
- the rpmC gene encoding 50S ribosomal protein L29, giving the protein MKYTELKDKSVAELNALLKEKKVLLFTLRQKLKTMQLSNPNEISAVRKEIAQINTAISATRQGA; this is encoded by the coding sequence ATGAAATATACTGAGTTAAAAGATAAGAGCGTTGCAGAATTAAACGCGTTGCTAAAAGAGAAAAAGGTGCTTTTATTTACTTTAAGACAAAAGCTAAAAACTATGCAGTTAAGCAACCCTAATGAGATTAGTGCTGTTCGCAAAGAGATAGCTCAGATCAACACTGCAATTAGTGCAACAAGACAAGGGGCGTAA